The Streptococcus pantholopis genome has a segment encoding these proteins:
- a CDS encoding STM3941 family protein, whose protein sequence is MTDSITIYPQKGKTVLYLLASLLLMAAGLFIFVYTEHFQNLAFVRIFLFGSSLLIRIIGGLGFLFFGAAVFKQSKFLLSSKPLLLVNQEGISDYSSPSALGLIPWEDIADVQLTDFSNQQFLSLVLKDEEPYLAKMNWMKKRLAKANQALVSSKADAAAPLIFISLSISKDDPEAIFRQVKDIYANYR, encoded by the coding sequence ATGACTGATTCTATTACTATCTACCCGCAAAAAGGGAAAACGGTCCTCTATCTTTTAGCTTCTTTGCTCCTGATGGCAGCAGGGCTTTTCATTTTTGTTTATACAGAACATTTTCAAAATTTGGCATTTGTCCGTATTTTTTTATTTGGCTCATCACTTTTGATTAGAATCATAGGAGGTCTAGGCTTTCTCTTTTTTGGTGCTGCTGTCTTTAAACAGTCGAAATTCCTTTTATCGTCAAAACCGCTTCTTCTGGTCAATCAGGAGGGAATCAGCGATTACAGCAGCCCAAGTGCCCTTGGTCTTATCCCTTGGGAAGATATTGCAGATGTACAGCTGACAGACTTCTCTAACCAGCAGTTTCTCTCACTCGTCTTAAAGGACGAAGAACCTTATTTGGCCAAAATGAACTGGATGAAAAAACGTCTGGCAAAAGCCAATCAAGCTCTGGTCTCATCTAAAGCTGATGCAGCAGCACCGCTAATCTTTATCTCACTTTCCATCAGCAAGGACGATCCGGAAGCTATTTTCCGACAAGTAAAAGACATCTATGCAAACTATCGATAA
- a CDS encoding 16S rRNA (uracil(1498)-N(3))-methyltransferase, with the protein MQQYFVSGKAEHFVTIKDEASIKHMFSVMRLQDNDKAVLVFDDRVKRLARVSDRLTHTFEILEELPDNAELPVDVTIASGFLKGDKLEFLVQKTSELGVHTIWGFPADYSVVKWAGTKLAKKTDKLNKIAQGAAEQSKRNRIPTVKLFEKTTDFLSSLSGFDRIFIAYEEAAKAGENSTLARELALLSKGCKILFIFGPEGGISPSELAVLESYGGLKVGLGPRIMRAETAPLFALSSVAYVFELMP; encoded by the coding sequence ATGCAGCAGTATTTTGTGAGCGGTAAGGCTGAACACTTTGTGACGATTAAAGATGAAGCCAGTATTAAGCACATGTTTTCTGTTATGCGTCTGCAGGATAATGACAAAGCAGTCTTAGTATTTGATGACAGAGTTAAGCGTCTGGCAAGAGTCTCGGATCGCTTAACACACACATTTGAAATTCTTGAAGAACTGCCTGATAATGCTGAACTGCCGGTTGATGTAACAATTGCTTCAGGATTCCTCAAAGGTGATAAGCTAGAATTTTTAGTTCAGAAGACCAGTGAGCTGGGGGTCCATACTATTTGGGGATTTCCGGCAGATTATTCAGTTGTTAAATGGGCGGGTACAAAACTTGCCAAAAAAACGGATAAGTTAAACAAAATTGCTCAGGGTGCTGCTGAGCAGAGCAAGCGCAATCGGATTCCCACCGTTAAACTTTTTGAGAAAACAACGGATTTTCTTAGCTCTTTAAGTGGTTTTGATCGGATTTTTATAGCCTATGAGGAAGCTGCTAAAGCAGGAGAAAATTCGACCCTGGCGCGTGAATTGGCTCTGCTTTCTAAAGGGTGTAAAATTCTCTTTATCTTTGGTCCGGAAGGAGGAATCAGTCCTTCAGAACTAGCTGTCTTAGAATCATATGGCGGTTTGAAGGTTGGTCTCGGTCCGCGAATCATGAGGGCTGAAACGGCACCCCTATTTGCTTTGAGCAGTGTAGCATATGTTTTTGAATTGATGCCATAA
- a CDS encoding PTS transporter subunit IIBC — protein MKKTVKQFFSFEFWQKFGKCLMVVIAVMPAAGLMVSIGNSIPLINPDSAVLTTIGTVVAQVGWAVIGNLHLLFALAIGGSWAKERAGGAFAAGLSFLLINRITGAVYGISSEMLADSDAVIKSFLGTKMVVADYFTSVLEYPALNMGVFVGIIAGFVGATAYNKYYNYRKLPEVLSFFNGKRFVPFVVMVRSAAVAFILALIWPVIQSGINGFGMWIASSQDTAPILAPFLYGTLERLLLPFGLHHMLTIPMNYTSLGGTYEVLTGSGAGSQVFGQDPLWLAWVTDLINLKGAGNTAAYQELFTSITPARFKVGQMIGATGILMGVTFAMYRNVDADKKKKYRAMFISAAVAVFLTGVTEPLEYLFMFAAMPLYIVYALAQGAAFAMADVVNLRIHSFGNIELLTRTPMAVKAGLGWDLINFVWVSLLFAVIMYFITDFMIKKMNLATAGRNGNYDSDLLEEGGAVSAGSNPSANSQIVQIINLLGGRDNIEDVDACMTRLRVTVKDPAQVGSEDLWKKAGAMGLITKGTGVQAVYGPKADILKSDIQDLLDSGAEIPQVDIQAANHSQQAVSFKDITASVRSAAAGTLIPITAVNDPVFSQKMMGDGFALEPEDGNVYAPVSGIVTSVFPTKHALGLLTDDGLEVLIHVGLDTVALNGVPFSIKVSEGQRVQAGDLLLVADLAAIASADREKTIIVAFTNTADIREVRLLKTGQVSADSLVAEVEL, from the coding sequence ATGAAAAAAACAGTTAAACAGTTTTTCAGTTTTGAGTTCTGGCAAAAATTTGGAAAATGTTTGATGGTTGTTATTGCAGTCATGCCGGCAGCCGGTTTGATGGTCAGCATCGGGAACTCTATTCCTTTGATCAATCCGGATTCTGCTGTGCTGACAACTATAGGTACGGTTGTTGCTCAGGTTGGCTGGGCCGTTATTGGCAATCTCCATTTGCTTTTTGCTTTAGCTATTGGGGGGAGCTGGGCTAAGGAACGTGCCGGGGGTGCTTTTGCGGCCGGTCTGTCCTTCTTACTGATTAATCGCATTACCGGTGCCGTTTATGGAATTTCGAGTGAAATGCTGGCCGATTCTGATGCGGTTATTAAAAGCTTTTTAGGAACAAAAATGGTGGTTGCTGACTATTTTACCAGTGTTTTGGAGTATCCGGCTCTTAATATGGGGGTTTTTGTCGGAATTATTGCCGGATTTGTCGGGGCAACGGCTTATAATAAATACTACAATTACAGAAAGCTTCCGGAAGTTCTGTCCTTCTTCAACGGTAAGCGCTTTGTCCCTTTTGTTGTTATGGTGCGTTCGGCTGCTGTGGCATTCATCTTGGCACTTATTTGGCCAGTCATACAGTCTGGTATTAATGGTTTTGGAATGTGGATTGCCAGTTCACAGGACACAGCACCGATTTTAGCACCCTTCTTATACGGTACACTAGAACGTCTCCTGCTGCCTTTTGGTTTGCACCACATGCTGACCATCCCTATGAATTATACTTCTTTAGGAGGAACTTATGAAGTGCTGACAGGTTCCGGTGCCGGTTCGCAGGTCTTTGGTCAGGATCCGCTGTGGCTGGCTTGGGTAACGGACCTGATTAATCTTAAAGGCGCTGGGAATACTGCAGCTTATCAGGAACTGTTTACCAGCATTACTCCGGCCCGCTTCAAAGTAGGGCAAATGATCGGCGCAACCGGTATCTTGATGGGCGTAACCTTTGCCATGTACCGTAATGTCGATGCCGATAAGAAGAAAAAATACAGAGCGATGTTTATCTCAGCAGCAGTAGCTGTCTTTTTAACAGGTGTAACCGAACCTTTAGAGTATCTGTTTATGTTTGCTGCTATGCCGCTTTATATTGTTTATGCTTTGGCTCAGGGTGCGGCTTTTGCTATGGCTGATGTCGTTAATCTGCGTATCCATTCTTTTGGCAATATTGAGCTTTTGACACGTACTCCTATGGCTGTCAAAGCCGGTCTCGGCTGGGATTTGATTAACTTTGTCTGGGTATCGCTTCTTTTTGCTGTTATCATGTACTTTATTACCGATTTCATGATTAAAAAAATGAATCTGGCAACAGCTGGGCGTAACGGTAATTATGATTCTGACCTTTTGGAAGAGGGGGGAGCCGTTTCAGCTGGCAGCAACCCTTCTGCTAATTCACAAATTGTACAGATTATCAACCTGCTTGGGGGCCGCGATAATATTGAAGATGTTGATGCCTGTATGACGCGTTTGCGTGTCACGGTGAAAGATCCTGCGCAAGTTGGCAGTGAAGATTTATGGAAAAAAGCAGGAGCCATGGGCTTAATTACCAAGGGGACAGGTGTCCAGGCCGTGTACGGCCCTAAAGCTGATATCCTGAAGTCCGATATTCAGGACTTACTGGATTCGGGCGCTGAAATTCCACAGGTTGATATACAAGCAGCCAATCATAGTCAGCAAGCAGTGTCATTTAAAGATATTACCGCCAGTGTTCGTTCTGCTGCTGCGGGGACCCTTATACCAATCACAGCTGTTAATGATCCTGTCTTTTCACAAAAAATGATGGGGGATGGCTTTGCTCTAGAACCGGAAGACGGCAACGTTTATGCACCAGTTTCCGGCATTGTCACAAGTGTCTTTCCGACCAAACATGCACTTGGATTACTAACGGATGACGGACTGGAAGTTTTGATTCATGTTGGTTTAGACACTGTTGCTCTTAATGGTGTGCCGTTCTCCATAAAAGTTTCTGAAGGCCAGCGTGTTCAGGCCGGAGACTTGCTGCTGGTTGCGGATTTAGCAGCTATTGCATCTGCCGACAGAGAAAAAACCATCATTGTTGCTTTCACAAATACAGCAGATATTCGAGAAGTTCGTCTGCTGAAAACAGGGCAAGTTTCAGCTGACAGCCTTGTGGCAGAAGTCGAGCTTTAA
- a CDS encoding LacI family DNA-binding transcriptional regulator: protein MATIKDVAKLAGVSASTASRALHDSSMISEATKERVRQAMAELDYSPNYSARNLVNRQTNTVGIVLPVRESQDSLGNNPFFMQIIQGISSICSENNYMVSLASGRSNEELKKNIETLIRSGNIRKIIFLYSKKGDPVFQYVKKQQNVTCVVVGEAYEKSGSNIRYVDNNNIQAGQDAGDFLIAKGYREIVFASTDMAELVQAQRYQGYCQSLSALGLKEENLTLSRVDAQGNIRRLQKFLAAYPNVQAFVACDDIMAIRLQRLFKETDRSAAGYAIIGFNNSWVAEIASPALTSVNIFPYELGEKAANLLLKPLKKETEPVIIPHQIVERESTPIRAE, encoded by the coding sequence ATGGCAACCATCAAAGATGTCGCAAAATTAGCAGGGGTTTCCGCATCAACAGCTTCGCGGGCTCTGCACGACAGCAGCATGATTAGCGAGGCGACTAAAGAGCGGGTCCGCCAAGCTATGGCTGAATTGGATTATTCTCCTAATTATTCTGCTCGCAATTTAGTCAACAGACAGACAAATACTGTTGGAATTGTTTTACCAGTTCGTGAGAGTCAGGATTCTCTTGGCAATAACCCTTTTTTTATGCAGATTATCCAGGGGATCTCCAGTATTTGCAGTGAAAACAATTATATGGTCAGTTTGGCCAGCGGACGATCCAATGAGGAGCTGAAAAAAAATATTGAGACTTTAATACGCAGCGGAAATATCCGCAAAATTATCTTTCTATATTCCAAAAAAGGCGACCCTGTTTTTCAGTATGTCAAAAAGCAACAGAATGTGACCTGTGTTGTGGTGGGTGAGGCTTATGAAAAATCAGGCAGCAATATTCGCTATGTCGATAATAATAATATTCAGGCGGGTCAAGATGCTGGAGATTTTTTAATAGCTAAGGGCTATCGTGAAATTGTTTTTGCCTCTACAGACATGGCTGAGCTGGTTCAGGCACAGCGCTATCAGGGATATTGTCAAAGTCTTTCGGCGCTTGGTCTAAAAGAAGAAAATCTGACGCTTTCACGCGTTGATGCACAAGGCAACATCCGTCGCCTGCAGAAATTTTTAGCTGCTTATCCTAATGTTCAGGCTTTTGTAGCATGTGATGATATTATGGCCATTCGCCTGCAGCGTCTCTTTAAAGAAACTGACCGATCTGCAGCAGGCTATGCCATTATAGGTTTCAACAATTCATGGGTGGCAGAAATAGCCAGTCCTGCACTGACTTCTGTGAATATTTTTCCCTATGAATTAGGTGAAAAAGCAGCCAACCTACTGCTAAAACCGCTGAAAAAAGAAACAGAACCGGTCATCATTCCCCATCAAATTGTTGAAAGAGAATCCACACCGATAAGAGCAGAATAA
- the nrdI gene encoding class Ib ribonucleoside-diphosphate reductase assembly flavoprotein NrdI yields the protein MSQLTILYISLSGNTHSFVSRLRDYLSLNHNITPRLINVKELRHETFALSEPFVALLPTYLEGGNGLDNGNQEILTTPLGDFMASHDNYKYCFGIIGSGNRNFNNQFCLTAKQYAERFGFPVLDEFELRGTSSDIERIAEKILHAQAAFTN from the coding sequence ATGTCTCAATTAACCATCCTTTATATCAGCCTCAGCGGCAATACCCACAGCTTTGTTTCGCGTCTAAGGGATTACCTCAGCCTCAATCATAATATCACTCCCCGCCTGATTAATGTCAAGGAACTGCGCCATGAGACTTTTGCTCTGTCTGAACCTTTCGTTGCTCTGCTGCCAACCTACCTTGAAGGCGGCAATGGTTTAGATAATGGCAATCAGGAAATCCTGACAACACCTCTGGGTGATTTTATGGCCTCCCATGATAACTATAAATATTGCTTTGGCATCATTGGCTCCGGCAATCGGAATTTTAACAATCAATTCTGTCTCACAGCCAAACAGTATGCCGAACGCTTCGGCTTCCCAGTGCTGGATGAATTTGAACTGCGGGGAACAAGCAGCGATATCGAACGTATTGCCGAAAAAATCCTGCACGCTCAGGCTGCTTTTACAAATTAG
- a CDS encoding endonuclease/exonuclease/phosphatase family protein: protein MAKYLTLNTHSWLEVNALKKLFDLAEHIYSENYDLISLQEVNQSLEAPLIESAPGYRGLTGSPALRKDNFALQLVSYLRSQERHYYWSWDYNHIGYGKYQEGVAMLSKTPLKVQDLLISKTADETDYHTRRALIAQTQIDGQELTAVSLHMSWFGKGFAREWKKLETALLAHSSPLIVMGDFNNPTGTEGYQLVLDSPLQLQDSHVAAQHPAGTHTIAAAIDGWEGNRQALKVDHIFASRDIHFKTSQIVLDGGKSPIVSDHFGLAAESKN, encoded by the coding sequence ATGGCAAAATACTTAACGCTTAATACACATTCATGGTTAGAGGTGAATGCCTTAAAAAAGTTGTTTGATTTAGCAGAACACATCTACAGTGAAAATTATGACCTTATCAGCTTGCAGGAGGTTAATCAGAGTTTAGAGGCCCCTCTGATAGAAAGTGCTCCTGGGTACAGAGGATTGACAGGCAGTCCGGCTCTACGCAAAGACAACTTTGCTTTGCAGCTGGTCAGTTATCTGAGGAGTCAAGAACGGCATTATTACTGGTCATGGGATTATAACCATATTGGCTACGGCAAATATCAAGAAGGGGTAGCGATGCTGTCTAAGACACCCCTCAAAGTTCAGGACCTCCTGATTTCAAAAACTGCGGACGAGACAGATTATCATACCAGACGTGCTCTGATAGCTCAAACACAGATTGACGGCCAAGAGCTGACAGCAGTCAGTCTCCATATGTCCTGGTTTGGCAAAGGTTTTGCAAGGGAATGGAAAAAATTGGAGACAGCTTTGCTGGCTCATTCATCTCCCTTGATTGTAATGGGTGATTTTAATAACCCAACTGGTACAGAAGGTTATCAGCTGGTTTTAGACAGTCCCTTGCAGCTACAGGATAGCCATGTAGCTGCGCAGCATCCAGCAGGCACTCATACGATTGCAGCAGCTATTGACGGCTGGGAAGGTAATCGGCAGGCTTTGAAGGTGGACCATATTTTTGCCAGCAGAGATATTCATTTTAAGACTTCGCAGATTGTCCTTGATGGCGGAAAGTCTCCTATAGTGAGCGATCATTTTGGCCTGGCAGCAGAAAGCAAAAATTAG
- a CDS encoding RelA/SpoT family protein, which yields MAKEVKLSGEEVIALARQYMNDADVAFVQKALDYATAAHFYQARKSGEPYIVHPIQVAGILAELHLDAVTVACGFLHDVVEDTDITLENIEFDFGRDVRDIVDGVTKLGKVEYKSQEEQLAENHRKMLMAMSKDIRVILVKLADRLHNMRTLRHLRKDKQERISRETMEIYAPLAHRLGISRIKWELEDLAFRYLNEVEFYKISHMMNEKRREREALVDDIVAKIKAYTAEQGLYGDIYGRPKHIYSIYRKMRDKKKRFDQIYDLIAIRCIMNTPSDVYAMVGYIHELWRPMPGRFKDYIAAPKANGYQSIHTTVYGPKGPIEIQIRTKEMHEVAEYGVAAHWAYKKGIKGKVSQSEQALGMNWIKELVELQDASNGDAKEFVDSVKEDIFTERIYVFTPTGAVKELPKDSGPIDFAYAIHTQVGEKATGAKVNGRMVPLTAKLKTGDVVEIVTNPNSFGPSRDWIKIVKTNKARNKIRQFFKNQDKEMSVNKGREMLVDYFQEQGYVANKYLDKKHIEEILPRISARSEEALYAAVGFGDISPVSIFNKLTEKERREEERAKARAEADELINGGEVKTEKKDVLKIKSEDGVIIQGASGLLMRIAKCCNPVPGDKIEGYITKGRGVAIHRADCHNIKSQSGYEQRLIDVEWEDDSYSNKDYLAEIDIYGLNRSGLLNDILQILSNTSKNISTVNAQPTKDRKFANIHITFGIPNLATLTTVVDKIKVVPDVYSVKRTNG from the coding sequence ATGGCTAAAGAAGTAAAATTAAGCGGAGAAGAGGTTATTGCTCTTGCCAGACAGTATATGAATGATGCAGATGTTGCCTTTGTTCAAAAAGCTTTGGACTATGCGACAGCTGCACATTTTTATCAGGCCAGAAAGTCTGGGGAGCCTTATATTGTGCACCCTATTCAGGTTGCCGGAATTTTGGCAGAACTGCACTTGGATGCGGTGACAGTTGCTTGCGGCTTTCTGCATGATGTGGTGGAAGACACAGATATTACACTGGAAAATATTGAGTTTGATTTTGGCAGGGATGTTCGGGATATTGTCGATGGTGTTACCAAGCTGGGTAAGGTGGAGTACAAATCGCAAGAAGAGCAGCTGGCTGAGAATCATCGTAAAATGCTGATGGCCATGTCAAAAGATATTCGTGTCATATTGGTTAAACTGGCTGACCGTCTGCACAATATGCGAACCTTGAGGCATCTGAGAAAGGATAAACAAGAGCGGATTTCGCGTGAGACAATGGAAATCTATGCTCCTTTGGCGCATCGTTTGGGTATCAGCCGCATTAAATGGGAACTGGAAGATTTAGCTTTTCGTTATTTAAATGAAGTGGAATTTTATAAAATTTCCCATATGATGAATGAGAAGCGGCGGGAACGTGAAGCGCTGGTAGATGACATAGTTGCTAAAATCAAGGCTTATACTGCGGAACAGGGACTTTACGGCGATATTTACGGCAGGCCAAAGCATATCTACTCTATTTACCGTAAAATGCGGGACAAGAAAAAGCGCTTTGATCAGATTTATGATCTGATAGCTATCCGCTGCATTATGAACACTCCCAGTGATGTCTATGCCATGGTGGGTTATATTCATGAACTGTGGCGGCCTATGCCCGGCCGCTTTAAGGACTATATTGCTGCTCCCAAAGCTAATGGCTATCAGTCCATTCATACGACAGTTTACGGTCCTAAAGGACCGATTGAAATTCAGATTCGGACGAAAGAAATGCATGAAGTGGCTGAATACGGTGTCGCTGCTCATTGGGCTTACAAAAAAGGCATCAAGGGCAAAGTCAGTCAGTCTGAGCAGGCTCTGGGTATGAACTGGATTAAAGAGCTGGTGGAACTGCAAGATGCTTCTAACGGCGATGCAAAGGAGTTTGTGGATTCCGTCAAGGAAGATATCTTTACCGAACGAATCTATGTCTTTACACCGACAGGGGCAGTCAAAGAACTTCCAAAAGATTCCGGACCTATCGATTTTGCCTATGCTATCCATACGCAGGTGGGTGAAAAAGCAACCGGCGCCAAGGTCAACGGACGGATGGTCCCTTTAACAGCCAAACTTAAGACCGGTGATGTTGTTGAAATTGTCACCAATCCTAATTCTTTTGGGCCAAGTCGAGACTGGATTAAGATTGTTAAGACCAATAAAGCCAGAAATAAGATTCGGCAGTTCTTTAAGAATCAAGACAAGGAAATGTCCGTCAATAAAGGCCGAGAAATGCTGGTTGATTATTTTCAGGAACAAGGCTATGTCGCTAATAAGTATTTGGATAAAAAGCATATTGAAGAAATTTTACCGCGAATCAGCGCCCGCAGTGAAGAGGCCTTATATGCTGCTGTTGGTTTTGGTGATATCAGTCCGGTCAGTATTTTTAATAAATTAACGGAAAAAGAACGCCGGGAAGAAGAACGGGCAAAAGCAAGAGCAGAGGCAGATGAACTGATTAACGGCGGCGAGGTTAAGACAGAGAAAAAAGATGTCCTGAAAATCAAAAGTGAAGACGGTGTGATTATTCAAGGAGCTTCAGGTCTGCTTATGCGGATTGCCAAATGTTGCAATCCTGTCCCAGGAGATAAGATTGAAGGCTACATCACAAAGGGCCGCGGGGTTGCTATCCACCGGGCGGACTGCCATAATATCAAAAGCCAGTCCGGCTATGAGCAGCGTTTGATCGATGTGGAATGGGAAGATGATAGCTACAGCAACAAGGATTATCTGGCCGAAATTGACATTTACGGTCTGAATCGGAGCGGCCTGCTCAACGATATTCTGCAGATTTTATCCAATACCAGTAAAAACATTTCCACTGTCAATGCTCAGCCGACTAAGGATCGAAAATTTGCTAATATTCACATCACTTTTGGCATCCCCAATCTTGCCACGCTGACGACGGTAGTTGATAAAATCAAGGTTGTTCCGGATGTCTATTCAGTTAAACGAACAAATGGGTAA